A stretch of the Vicia villosa cultivar HV-30 ecotype Madison, WI unplaced genomic scaffold, Vvil1.0 ctg.000564F_1_1, whole genome shotgun sequence genome encodes the following:
- the LOC131629408 gene encoding heat shock 70 kDa protein-like, with the protein MAATKTKAIGIDLGTTYSCVAVWRNNRVEIIPNDQGNRITPSYVAFTETERLIGDAAINQLATNPDNTVFNVKRLIGRRFSDPSVQQDIKLWPFKVVPNNKDKPMIVFSYKGEEKRISPQEISSMVLSKLKDDAEAYLGHEVKDAVITVPAHFNNSQRQATKDAGKIAGFNVMRIINEPTAAAIAYGFDKMNWREGEKNVLVFDLGGGTFDVSLVTNVEGMFKVKSTLGDTHLGGVDFDNNLVNRLVELFRRKYKKDLNISENSKALGRLRLACEKAKRLLSSTSMTTIELDSLCGGIDLHVTVTRALFEEINKDLFRKCMETVEKCLSEAKIDKNQVHDFVLVGGSTRIPKIQQLLKEMFRVDGEIKEPCKSINPDEAVAYGAAVQAAILNDEGDKKIEDLLLLDVMPFSLGVETDDGVMSVLIPKNTMIPTKKESVFSTLSCNQDSVLIKVYEGEGVKTEDNILLGKFELQGFTSTPRKVPNINVCFDVDVNGILEVTAEDKTQGLRKKITIINKEGRLSSEEMRRMVRDGERYKVEDEEVRKKVKAKNLFENYVYEMREKVKRLEKAVEETIDWFDRNQLAEIDEFEFKKQELEKNMKAI; encoded by the coding sequence ATGGCAGCAACAAAAACAAAAGCCATAGGCATCGACCTTGGCACGACCTACAGTTGCGTAGCGGTATGGCGAAACAATCGTGTTGAGATCATTCCAAATGACCAAGGAAACCGCATCACCCCGTCTTATGTCGCCTTCACTGAAACCGAAAGGCTAATAGGTGATGCTGCCATAAACCAGTTAGCCACTAATCCCGACAACACTGTTTTCAATGTCAAACGCTTGATTGGTCGTCGGTTCTCCGACCCTTCAGTTCAACAAGACATAAAGCTTTGGCCTTTTAAGGTTGTCCCAAACAACAAAGACAAACCAATGATTGTGTTTAGTTACAAAGGCGAAGAGAAACGTATTTCACCTCAAGAGATATCCTCCATGGTGCTGTCAAAGTTGAAGGATGATGCTGAAGCTTATTTGGGCCATGAAGTGAAAGATGCTGTTATCACTGTTCCTGCTCACTTCAACAACTCTCAGAGACAGGCTACAAAAGATGCAGGGAAAATCGCTGGTTTTAACGTGATGCGGATCATCAATGAGCCTACTGCAGCTGCTATTGCTTATGGTTTTGACAAGATGAACTGGAGAGAAGGTGAGAAGAATGTGCTTGTGTTTGATCTTGGCGGTGGAACTTTTGATGTTTCCTTGGTGACCAATGTTGAAGGAATGTTCAAGGTTAAGTCTACATTGGGAGATACTCATTTGGGTGGtgttgattttgataacaattTGGTGAACCGTCTTGTCGAACTGTTTCGTAGAAAGTATAAGAAGGATTTGAACATCAGTGAAAACTCCAAAGCTTTGGGGAGGTTAAGGTTAGCATGTGAGAAAGCAAAAAGATTACTTTCTTCAACTTCAATGACAACCATTGAGCTTGATTCTCTATGTGGAGGAATTGATCTACATGTCACTGTTACTCGAGCTTTGTTTGAGGAAATAAACAAAGATTTGTTCAGAAAGTGCATGGAGACTGTGGAAAAGTGTTTGAGTGAGGCAAAGATTGATAAAAACCAAGTTCATGATTTTGTTCTTGTAGGAGGGTCTACTAGAATTCCAAAGATTCAACAATTGTTAAAGGAGATGTTCAGAGTTGACGGCGAAATCAAAGAGCCTTGCAAAAGCATTAATCCTGATGAAGCTGTGGCTTATGGTGCAGCAGTTCAAGCGGCAATATTGAATGATGAAGGAGACAAGAAAATCGAAGACTTGTTGTTGTTGGATGTTATGCCTTTTAGTCTTGGTGTTGAGACAGATGATGGTGTCATGTCTGTTTTGATTCCTAAGAATACAATGATACCTACCAAAAAGGAGAGTGTTTTTTCTACACTCTCTTGTAATCAAGACAGTGTTTTGATCAAAGTGTATGAAGGAGAAGGAGTTAAGACTGAGGATAACATTTTGCTTGGGAAATTTGAGCTACAAGGATTCACTTCAACACCTAGGAAGGTTCCAAATATCaatgtttgttttgatgttgaTGTGAATGGTATTTTAGAGGTCACTGCTGAAGATAAGACACAAGGGTTGAGAAAGAAGATTACTATCATCAACAAGGAGGGAAGGTTGAGTAGTGAAGAGATGAGGAGGATGGTGAGGGATGGAGAGAGGTATAAGGTAGAAGATGAGGAGGTGAGGAAGAAGGTGAAGGCAAAGAACTTGTTTGAGAATTATGTTTATGAAATGAGGGAGAAAGTGAAGAGGCTTGAGAAGGCTGTGGAGGAAACTATTGATTGGTTTGATAGAAATCAATTGGCTGAAATTGATGAGTTTGAGTTCAAGAAACAGgagttggaaaagaatatgaaGGCTATTTAA